The following are encoded together in the Janthinobacterium sp. Marseille genome:
- a CDS encoding heme-binding protein: MQTKQVLTLEDVKKIAAAAETEANLHKWCVTIAIVDDGGHLLWLQRLDGAAPISSHIAPAKAKTAALGRRESKVYEDIINNGRFSFITAPTLEGMLEGGVPIVINGQCLGAVGVSGVKSTEDVQIAKAGIIAIGG, translated from the coding sequence ATGCAAACAAAACAAGTACTGACACTGGAAGATGTGAAAAAAATCGCTGCAGCAGCGGAAACCGAAGCAAACCTGCATAAATGGTGCGTCACTATCGCTATCGTCGATGACGGCGGTCATTTGCTGTGGTTGCAGCGCCTGGACGGAGCAGCTCCGATTTCGTCGCACATCGCCCCTGCCAAGGCAAAAACTGCAGCGCTTGGTCGCCGCGAGTCCAAAGTCTACGAAGACATCATCAATAACGGTCGTTTCTCGTTTATCACGGCACCGACGCTCGAAGGCATGCTGGAAGGTGGCGTACCTATCGTCATTAACGGCCAATGCCTGGGTGCGGTAGGCGTGTCCGGCGTGAAATCGACGGAAGACGTGCAAATCGCCAAGGCCGGCATCATTGCCATCGGCGGCTAA
- a CDS encoding response regulator — translation MLTDSPAAISLKPRILIADDSRIVRATLIKHIEGMFEFREALDGEQAWEALLIDPSIRVVISDLTMPKLDGYGLLKRIRASKISRIRNMPVVVVSGSDEQAERDRAKAAGATDLITKGIGTGQLLSRLDILSKLVSTQNEFERGLEALVNSSDAGDHVDLPSPEEWALRAEDMRSSAVRQNRNFVILNACIGLKHPELDAYPASPPPSVINAIGQLLHRTVRQTDCVARTGDNEFTIATGSIHFDSARNFAERVCRAIANANLVEDGQLAMIASCGVVSITECESTAGSGMLDVMRQMARERALLGLQNAITGVIGAEEESLLKQGGTLPGIAAVQAVSGLQDKTADLSIDLATLLRWIKEGKEEQVLLHINKLSAELQPLLDLLVSRHKA, via the coding sequence ATGTTGACCGATTCACCCGCCGCCATCTCTTTAAAACCCCGTATTTTGATTGCCGACGATTCGCGTATCGTACGTGCGACCCTGATCAAGCACATCGAGGGCATGTTTGAATTCCGCGAGGCGCTGGATGGTGAGCAGGCGTGGGAAGCTTTATTGATCGATCCCAGCATCCGTGTCGTGATTTCAGACCTGACCATGCCCAAGCTGGATGGTTATGGCTTGCTCAAGCGCATCCGTGCCTCAAAAATCAGCCGTATCCGCAATATGCCGGTAGTGGTGGTGTCCGGCAGCGATGAGCAAGCTGAGCGCGACCGGGCCAAGGCGGCCGGTGCGACCGACCTGATTACCAAGGGCATAGGCACCGGGCAATTGCTGTCGCGGCTGGATATCCTGTCCAAGCTGGTGAGTACGCAAAACGAATTCGAGCGCGGACTGGAAGCCCTGGTCAATAGCAGCGATGCGGGCGACCACGTCGACCTGCCGTCGCCGGAGGAATGGGCACTGCGTGCCGAAGACATGCGCAGCAGTGCTGTGCGCCAGAACCGCAACTTTGTCATCCTGAATGCCTGTATCGGGCTCAAACATCCTGAGCTGGATGCTTATCCGGCTTCGCCGCCGCCCAGTGTCATCAATGCGATCGGGCAGCTCCTGCATCGCACGGTGCGCCAGACCGATTGCGTGGCGCGTACCGGTGACAATGAATTCACCATCGCGACAGGCAGCATCCATTTTGATTCCGCCCGCAATTTTGCCGAACGTGTGTGCCGTGCGATTGCCAATGCCAACCTGGTCGAGGATGGGCAACTGGCCATGATCGCCAGCTGCGGCGTAGTTTCCATTACCGAGTGCGAATCAACTGCCGGGAGCGGGATGCTGGATGTAATGCGTCAGATGGCGCGTGAGCGTGCCTTGCTGGGTTTGCAGAATGCGATTACGGGTGTTATCGGAGCGGAAGAAGAAAGCTTGCTGAAGCAGGGCGGCACTTTGCCGGGAATAGCAGCAGTTCAGGCTGTAAGCGGCCTGCAGGACAAGACGGCTGATCTGTCGATTGATTTGGCGACTTTGCTGCGCTGGATCAAGGAAGGCAAGGAAGAGCAAGTCTTGCTGCATATCAATAAGCTATCGGCAGAGCTGCAACCTTTGCTGGACCTGCTTGTATCCCGGCACAAGGCTTAG
- a CDS encoding C40 family peptidase, giving the protein MTFLQPTFRTGQLARSAVLAFSLLASSAWSAEAPPPEQNAQISKLQSISNHASELAMQAMGMLGIHYKYGGSTPESGLDCSGLVRHIFKETWGLILPRTSVEISHVGKHVDKDDLQPGDLVFYNTLRKGFSHVGIYLGDRKFIHSPSAGGQVRIESMDIAYWKKRFNGGRRISEPEQDFPPAK; this is encoded by the coding sequence ATGACATTTTTGCAACCGACCTTTCGCACTGGCCAACTGGCACGCTCAGCAGTATTAGCGTTCAGCCTGCTGGCGAGCTCTGCGTGGAGTGCTGAAGCACCGCCACCGGAGCAAAATGCGCAAATCAGCAAGTTGCAAAGCATCTCCAACCACGCCTCGGAACTGGCCATGCAAGCCATGGGCATGCTGGGCATCCATTACAAATACGGCGGTTCCACTCCTGAAAGCGGCCTCGACTGCAGCGGCCTGGTGCGTCATATCTTCAAGGAAACCTGGGGCTTGATCCTGCCCCGCACCTCGGTTGAAATCAGCCATGTCGGCAAGCATGTCGATAAAGATGACTTACAGCCGGGTGACCTGGTTTTTTACAATACGCTGCGCAAGGGCTTTTCCCACGTCGGCATTTACCTGGGTGATCGTAAATTCATCCACTCGCCGTCTGCCGGCGGCCAGGTGCGTATCGAAAGCATGGACATCGCCTACTGGAAAAAACGCTTTAATGGCGGCAGGCGCATCAGTGAACCGGAACAGGATTTCCCTCCGGCCAAATAA
- a CDS encoding patatin-like phospholipase family protein: MLKTRSLKLFLIALLLLQAACSFLPGKSEPVTPVVVAPKSVAPVKIALVLGGGAARGFAHIGVIKALESQGIVPDMVVGTSAGSVVGALYAAGNNGFALHQMALAMDEATISDWSVPFFAKSSGVLKGDALQNYVNKAVHNLPIEKMKIPFAAVATDLNSGQPVLFQRGNTGLAVRASSAVPGLFQPVKIGERMYVDGGLVAPVPVRFAREMGADFIIAVNISVQPEVQLASSSLDVLLQTFAIMGQSLNRFELKDADIVIRPSLGDMKGNDFNGRNRAVLAGEQAAMALMPELKKKLAGKREQQ; encoded by the coding sequence ATGTTGAAAACCCGTTCCCTTAAGTTATTTCTGATTGCCTTGTTATTGTTGCAAGCCGCATGTTCATTCCTGCCAGGTAAATCCGAGCCGGTAACGCCCGTCGTGGTAGCGCCCAAGTCTGTCGCTCCGGTCAAAATTGCGCTGGTACTCGGCGGTGGTGCGGCGCGCGGCTTTGCCCATATTGGTGTGATCAAGGCGCTGGAGTCACAAGGCATCGTGCCTGACATGGTGGTAGGCACCAGCGCCGGTAGCGTGGTTGGTGCACTGTACGCGGCCGGTAATAATGGCTTTGCCTTGCACCAGATGGCTTTGGCGATGGATGAAGCCACGATTTCCGACTGGTCAGTGCCTTTTTTTGCCAAGTCGAGCGGGGTCCTGAAGGGGGATGCGCTGCAAAACTATGTCAATAAAGCCGTCCACAACCTGCCGATCGAAAAGATGAAGATCCCCTTCGCAGCAGTAGCGACGGATCTGAATAGCGGACAGCCGGTTTTGTTTCAACGTGGCAATACAGGATTGGCGGTACGTGCATCCTCTGCCGTGCCGGGTCTGTTCCAGCCGGTGAAAATAGGCGAGCGCATGTATGTCGATGGTGGCCTGGTGGCACCGGTGCCGGTACGTTTTGCGCGCGAGATGGGCGCGGACTTCATTATCGCGGTAAATATCTCGGTGCAGCCTGAAGTGCAACTGGCATCAAGTTCGCTGGATGTATTGCTGCAAACTTTCGCGATCATGGGGCAAAGCCTGAATCGCTTCGAATTGAAGGATGCGGATATCGTGATTCGCCCAAGCCTGGGTGATATGAAGGGCAATGACTTTAATGGTCGCAACCGGGCTGTGCTGGCCGGGGAACAGGCGGCGATGGCGCTGATGCCGGAGTTAAAGAAAAAGCTTGCCGGCAAACGTGAACAACAGTGA
- a CDS encoding Fe(3+) ABC transporter substrate-binding protein, which yields MRPVSTLLAAISLMATVSVAQAQEKVLNLYSARHYQTDELLYSNFTKQTGIKINRIEADDNALFERLKNEGKNSPADVIVMVDAARIWRAEIEGFFQPVKSTVLNTRIPANLRGKDDGQGPEWFGFSTRARVIVYNKASVNPADVATYESLADPKNKGKVCTRSGSHPYNLSLIGSMIERDGEKATEQWAKGMVANFARPPRGGDTDQIKGVASGECGVAIANSYYYVRMLRSTKPEDIAAMKNVGFVWPNAKTSGTHFNIAGGGVAKNAPHREAAVKFLEYLASDEAQAYFADGNNEWPAVKKVRVKNEALESLGTYKMENVSIAAIGKNQIAAQKILDRVGYK from the coding sequence ATGAGACCAGTAAGTACCCTACTCGCCGCAATTTCCCTGATGGCCACTGTTTCAGTCGCGCAAGCACAGGAAAAAGTGTTGAACCTGTACTCGGCACGTCATTATCAGACGGATGAATTGTTGTACTCCAATTTCACCAAACAGACCGGCATCAAGATCAATCGCATTGAAGCCGATGACAACGCACTGTTTGAACGCCTGAAAAACGAAGGCAAAAACAGCCCGGCCGACGTCATTGTCATGGTCGATGCAGCACGCATCTGGCGTGCAGAAATTGAAGGCTTCTTCCAGCCGGTTAAATCCACCGTGTTGAACACACGCATCCCGGCCAACCTGCGCGGCAAGGATGATGGCCAGGGCCCTGAATGGTTTGGCTTCTCGACCCGCGCACGCGTCATCGTCTACAACAAGGCAAGCGTGAATCCAGCCGATGTCGCCACATATGAATCGCTGGCCGATCCGAAGAACAAGGGCAAAGTCTGCACCCGCTCCGGCTCGCATCCCTACAACCTGTCGCTGATTGGTTCGATGATCGAACGCGATGGTGAGAAAGCGACCGAGCAATGGGCCAAAGGCATGGTCGCCAACTTTGCGCGCCCGCCACGCGGTGGCGATACCGACCAGATCAAGGGCGTTGCTTCGGGCGAATGCGGAGTAGCGATTGCGAACTCCTATTACTACGTACGCATGCTGCGTTCGACCAAGCCGGAAGATATCGCTGCAATGAAAAACGTCGGCTTCGTCTGGCCGAATGCCAAAACCAGCGGCACCCATTTCAACATCGCAGGTGGTGGCGTGGCTAAGAATGCCCCGCATCGCGAAGCTGCAGTGAAGTTCCTTGAATACCTCGCCAGCGATGAAGCACAAGCTTACTTTGCAGACGGCAATAACGAATGGCCTGCTGTCAAAAAGGTGCGCGTGAAAAATGAAGCACTGGAATCGCTCGGGACTTACAAGATGGAAAATGTCTCGATTGCAGCAATCGGTAAAAATCAAATCGCCGCACAAAAAATCCTGGATCGCGTCGGCTACAAATAA
- the rfbD gene encoding dTDP-4-dehydrorhamnose reductase, which translates to MKILLTGRNGQVGYELERTLQGLGQVVALDRAQMDLSDLDQVRSVIREVKPQLIVNPAAYTAVDLAEREVELAMRINAQAPEVIAQEAKKLGAGMIHYSTDYVFDGDQTGSYTEDDVPNPQSVYGRSKLAGEQAVQAAGIPHLILRTSWVYGARGKNFLLTVRRLAQERDELRIVADQFGAPTWCRTIAEATAHALIQMQRYSGTQKDAGLDQDVWLNRGGLYHLSAQGRTSWHGLTQAILAHPSISKKPRLTPISTQDYPLPARRPANSSLSCERFMQTFCGLPEWDEALKLCQDGM; encoded by the coding sequence TTGAAGATCCTGCTGACAGGACGCAACGGGCAAGTCGGCTACGAGCTGGAGCGCACGCTGCAGGGTTTGGGGCAGGTAGTCGCGCTGGATCGTGCGCAAATGGATTTGTCCGACCTGGATCAGGTACGTAGTGTCATACGCGAAGTAAAACCACAACTGATTGTCAATCCTGCCGCTTATACCGCAGTGGATTTGGCGGAGCGCGAGGTTGAACTGGCGATGCGTATCAATGCGCAAGCGCCGGAAGTCATTGCGCAGGAAGCGAAGAAGCTCGGCGCCGGCATGATCCATTATTCGACTGATTATGTGTTTGACGGCGATCAGACCGGAAGTTACACGGAAGACGACGTGCCGAATCCGCAAAGTGTTTACGGCCGTAGCAAGCTGGCAGGCGAGCAGGCGGTACAGGCAGCGGGTATCCCGCACCTGATTTTGCGTACCAGCTGGGTCTACGGCGCGCGTGGCAAGAACTTCCTGCTGACAGTGCGTCGCCTGGCGCAAGAGCGCGATGAGTTGCGTATTGTGGCTGATCAGTTTGGTGCGCCGACCTGGTGTCGCACGATAGCGGAAGCGACCGCGCACGCATTGATACAAATGCAGCGGTATTCCGGGACGCAAAAGGATGCCGGGCTGGATCAGGATGTCTGGTTGAATCGTGGCGGCCTGTATCACCTGAGTGCGCAAGGGCGCACCAGTTGGCATGGTTTGACGCAAGCCATCCTGGCGCATCCGTCGATTTCCAAAAAGCCGCGGCTTACCCCAATTTCAACGCAAGACTATCCATTGCCTGCCAGGCGTCCGGCCAATTCCAGCTTGTCTTGTGAACGTTTTATGCAGACATTTTGCGGCTTGCCTGAGTGGGATGAGGCTTTGAAGTTATGCCAGGACGGGATGTAG
- the rfbC gene encoding dTDP-4-dehydrorhamnose 3,5-epimerase yields the protein MKLVQTKIPDILLLEPNVLGDDRGFFFESFNERRFAEVTGKTVKFVQDNHSRSLRGVLRGLHYQIQQPQGKLVRVVSGEVFDVAVDIRKSSPTFGQWAGAVLSAENQRQMWIPEGFAHGFVVTSDTAEFLYKTTDYWAPEHERCIAWDDPAIGIDWPINGVPILSAKDQQGTRLADAEVFA from the coding sequence ATGAAACTGGTTCAAACAAAAATCCCGGATATCTTATTGCTTGAGCCGAATGTCCTGGGCGATGACAGGGGATTTTTTTTCGAAAGTTTTAACGAAAGACGTTTTGCTGAAGTCACAGGTAAAACAGTCAAATTTGTTCAAGACAACCATTCCAGGTCATTGCGTGGTGTACTACGCGGTTTGCATTACCAGATACAGCAGCCGCAGGGCAAACTGGTGCGTGTAGTATCTGGCGAAGTCTTTGACGTCGCAGTTGACATCCGCAAAAGCTCCCCCACCTTCGGCCAGTGGGCAGGTGCAGTCCTCTCCGCCGAAAACCAACGCCAGATGTGGATACCTGAGGGATTTGCGCACGGCTTTGTCGTCACCAGCGATACCGCGGAATTCCTGTACAAGACCACAGATTACTGGGCTCCCGAACATGAACGCTGCATCGCCTGGGATGATCCCGCGATCGGTATCGACTGGCCTATAAATGGCGTGCCAATTTTGTCGGCCAAGGACCAACAGGGAACGCGTCTGGCGGATGCCGAGGTGTTTGCTTGA
- the rfbA gene encoding glucose-1-phosphate thymidylyltransferase RfbA has product MSLTMDQASRKGIILAGGSGARLYPATVAISKQLLPVYDKPMIYYPLTTLMLAGIRDILLISTPQDTPRFQQLLKDGSQWGINLSYAVQPAPEGLAQAFIIGRHFIGNDPSALILGDNLYYGHAFDQQLMQASARIHGSTVFAYHVQDPERYGVVEFDDKHQAVSIEEKPLVPKSNYAVTGLYFYDNQVCDIAASIQPSGRGELEITDVNRAYLARGELNVELMGRGMAWLDTGTHESLLEAGQFIATIEHRQGLKIACPEEIAFRKGYIDAAQMERLAEPFKQTAYGKYLLRILDDKVL; this is encoded by the coding sequence ATGTCGCTAACTATGGATCAAGCCAGCCGCAAGGGGATTATCCTCGCCGGAGGTTCCGGTGCACGCCTGTACCCGGCCACCGTGGCGATATCAAAACAACTGTTGCCGGTCTACGATAAGCCGATGATTTATTATCCGCTGACGACCCTGATGCTGGCCGGTATACGTGACATTTTGCTTATTTCTACCCCGCAAGACACGCCACGTTTCCAGCAGCTGTTAAAGGATGGCAGCCAATGGGGTATTAATTTGTCGTACGCGGTGCAGCCAGCGCCAGAAGGGCTGGCACAGGCTTTCATCATCGGCCGTCATTTCATCGGGAATGATCCTTCAGCCCTGATTTTGGGCGACAACCTGTACTACGGCCATGCTTTTGACCAGCAACTCATGCAGGCGTCGGCGCGCATCCATGGCTCAACTGTATTTGCTTATCATGTACAGGATCCGGAGCGCTATGGCGTGGTCGAGTTTGATGACAAACACCAAGCGGTCAGCATCGAAGAAAAACCGTTGGTACCAAAATCAAACTATGCGGTGACTGGCCTGTATTTCTACGATAATCAGGTATGCGATATTGCCGCTTCGATACAGCCATCAGGACGTGGCGAACTCGAAATCACAGATGTAAATCGTGCCTATCTGGCGCGAGGGGAATTGAACGTCGAATTAATGGGGCGCGGCATGGCCTGGCTGGATACCGGAACACATGAGTCCTTGCTGGAAGCCGGACAATTCATTGCCACGATTGAACATCGGCAGGGACTAAAAATTGCCTGTCCGGAGGAAATCGCTTTCCGTAAAGGTTATATTGATGCGGCCCAGATGGAACGATTGGCCGAGCCATTTAAACAAACAGCTTATGGCAAGTACTTGCTGCGCATCCTTGACGACAAAGTCCTGTGA
- the rfbB gene encoding dTDP-glucose 4,6-dehydratase, which produces MILVTGGAGFIGSNFVREWLLRSSEAILNVDKLTYAGNLGNLDTVMTDVRHTFIHADVCDHDLMLSLLLKHKPSAIIHCAAESHVDRSIQGPAEFIRTNINGTFSLLEAARAYWTGLGAEDKLQFRFLHVSTDEAYGSLEAGDAPFSETTAYAPNSPYSASKAASDHLVRAYFHTYGLPTLTTNCSNNYGPYHFPEKLIPLVIANALAGKALPIYGDGRQIRDWLYVGDHCIALRLVLAKGVPGETYNIGAQNQKTNLDVVYTLCDILDELKPLASGKSYRQQVVYVTDRPGHDRRYAIDTGKIERELGWKPVEAFDTGLRKTVQWYLDTHA; this is translated from the coding sequence ATGATTTTAGTAACTGGTGGAGCCGGTTTCATCGGTTCAAATTTTGTGCGCGAATGGCTGCTTCGTTCCAGCGAAGCGATCTTAAATGTCGATAAGCTAACTTATGCTGGCAATCTGGGCAATTTAGATACAGTAATGACTGATGTTCGTCATACTTTTATCCATGCGGATGTATGTGACCACGACCTGATGTTGTCATTGCTGCTGAAGCATAAACCCTCAGCAATTATTCATTGTGCAGCAGAAAGTCATGTGGACCGCTCCATCCAGGGGCCGGCGGAATTCATACGCACGAATATCAACGGTACATTCAGCCTGCTGGAGGCGGCGCGAGCGTATTGGACGGGTTTAGGAGCAGAGGACAAGCTGCAATTCCGTTTCCTGCATGTTTCTACCGACGAGGCGTATGGTTCGCTTGAGGCGGGAGATGCGCCATTTTCCGAAACGACCGCCTATGCGCCCAACAGTCCTTATTCGGCCTCCAAAGCAGCATCGGATCATCTGGTGCGTGCTTATTTCCATACCTACGGCTTGCCGACACTGACAACCAATTGTTCCAACAATTACGGTCCTTATCATTTCCCGGAAAAATTAATTCCGTTGGTGATTGCAAATGCGCTGGCGGGCAAGGCATTGCCGATCTACGGTGACGGGCGGCAGATACGCGACTGGCTCTATGTCGGCGATCATTGCATCGCACTGCGCCTGGTTTTGGCGAAAGGCGTGCCTGGCGAAACATATAACATTGGCGCTCAAAACCAAAAAACCAATCTCGACGTGGTTTATACCTTATGCGACATATTGGATGAGTTGAAACCACTCGCTTCCGGCAAAAGCTATAGACAACAGGTGGTGTACGTGACGGACCGACCTGGGCACGATCGCCGTTACGCCATTGATACCGGCAAGATCGAGCGTGAGCTTGGCTGGAAGCCGGTCGAGGCCTTCGACACCGGTCTTCGGAAAACGGTGCAGTGGTATCTGGATACCCATGCATGA
- a CDS encoding nucleoside-diphosphate sugar epimerase/dehydratase — protein MKSFLELPRFQKQLIAATADLVLLPLTFYLAVLLRYDSSTPQLFEMYFWMIVAAPLISIPIFLRLGLYRAVIRFIDQKIVYVVVLGVSLSVICMAALATFAHTAPLSRGVFGIYWVSAILYVVASRFLARGYLLRADDRGGSAVRVAIYGAGHSGMQLASALRAGHEYLPVALIDDKKELHGATIAGVKVWPSSELPRLVAEKQIKEVLLAMPSLRKAQQKLILEQLEPLKVKIKVTPPIASLVNGELRVQDIRDIEIEDLLGRDAVEPDMRLLSTCITGRTVMVTGAGGSIGSELCRQIIRLAPKRLLLLDMSEFALYSIEQELQEVKRTQNVDVHVLPFLGSVLESEKCERILRTYSVDTIYHAAAYKHVPLVEHNPIQGIRNNALGTLCLARAAVAAGVGCFVLISTDKAVRPTNVMGATKRLAELILQAFSRNQDGTRFCMVRFGNVLGSSGSVVPLFRKQIMSGGPITLTHPEITRYFMTIPEAAQLVLQAGAMGEGGDVFVLDMGEPVKILDLATRMVHLSGFEVQGDSDSSDTIEIQHVGLRPGEKLYEELLIGSNVEGTQHPLIMRAQETEIPWADLQKLLLELESACDRFDYEKVRALLLQAVVEYAPQCGIEDFLWQENTKFADVVGNSVAGVSLPLKTPKPDLKQVLK, from the coding sequence ATGAAATCATTTCTTGAATTACCACGGTTTCAGAAACAGCTGATAGCGGCTACCGCTGATCTGGTTCTATTGCCGTTGACTTTTTACCTGGCAGTCTTGTTGCGCTATGACAGCAGCACGCCGCAATTGTTTGAGATGTATTTTTGGATGATTGTCGCTGCACCGCTTATTTCCATTCCTATATTCCTGCGGCTTGGTTTGTACCGGGCAGTGATTCGATTCATCGATCAAAAAATTGTATATGTCGTTGTATTAGGGGTGTCCTTATCGGTTATCTGTATGGCTGCTCTTGCCACTTTTGCACATACCGCACCTTTATCACGCGGGGTGTTTGGCATCTATTGGGTAAGTGCCATTTTGTATGTGGTTGCGAGTCGTTTCCTGGCGCGCGGGTATTTGCTTAGGGCCGATGACAGAGGTGGTAGCGCCGTACGTGTTGCCATTTATGGTGCCGGGCATTCCGGTATGCAACTGGCCAGCGCATTGCGAGCAGGACATGAATATCTGCCTGTCGCCTTAATCGACGATAAGAAAGAGTTGCACGGCGCGACCATAGCCGGTGTCAAGGTGTGGCCTTCCAGTGAGTTGCCGCGTTTGGTCGCGGAAAAACAGATCAAGGAAGTATTGCTGGCAATGCCTTCCTTGCGCAAGGCGCAGCAGAAACTGATTCTGGAGCAGCTTGAGCCTCTCAAGGTCAAAATCAAGGTAACCCCTCCCATTGCCAGTCTGGTTAATGGCGAACTGCGCGTTCAAGATATTCGTGATATTGAAATTGAGGATTTGCTTGGGCGGGATGCGGTAGAACCCGATATGCGCCTGCTGTCTACTTGTATTACCGGACGAACAGTGATGGTGACCGGTGCCGGCGGGTCGATCGGTTCGGAGTTGTGCAGGCAGATTATTCGTCTGGCGCCAAAGCGCTTGTTGCTGTTGGACATGTCGGAATTTGCGCTTTATTCGATTGAGCAGGAACTGCAGGAAGTAAAAAGAACACAGAATGTGGACGTCCATGTCTTGCCTTTCCTCGGCTCGGTACTGGAATCGGAAAAGTGTGAGCGTATTCTGCGGACATATTCTGTAGATACTATTTATCACGCGGCAGCCTATAAGCACGTTCCTTTGGTTGAGCATAATCCGATTCAGGGGATACGTAATAACGCGCTGGGAACCTTGTGCCTGGCACGGGCAGCAGTTGCCGCTGGGGTCGGCTGTTTTGTATTGATTTCTACCGACAAGGCAGTGCGTCCCACCAATGTCATGGGCGCAACCAAGCGGCTGGCGGAATTGATACTGCAGGCTTTCTCACGGAATCAGGATGGAACGCGATTTTGCATGGTACGTTTTGGCAATGTCTTGGGCTCATCCGGTTCGGTTGTGCCCCTCTTTCGCAAACAGATCATGTCGGGTGGCCCGATCACTCTGACCCATCCCGAAATTACACGTTACTTCATGACTATTCCCGAGGCCGCACAACTTGTGCTGCAGGCCGGTGCGATGGGCGAAGGTGGCGATGTTTTCGTGCTGGATATGGGAGAGCCGGTCAAGATACTGGATCTGGCAACGCGCATGGTTCACTTAAGTGGTTTTGAAGTCCAAGGTGACAGCGACTCGAGCGATACTATCGAGATTCAGCATGTCGGCTTAAGACCGGGTGAAAAACTTTACGAAGAATTGCTGATTGGTTCAAATGTCGAAGGTACTCAACATCCTTTGATCATGCGGGCGCAGGAGACAGAAATTCCTTGGGCAGATTTGCAAAAACTATTGCTGGAGTTGGAAAGCGCATGCGACCGATTCGATTATGAAAAAGTCCGTGCTTTGTTGCTTCAAGCAGTTGTCGAATATGCGCCTCAATGCGGAATTGAAGATTTTCTTTGGCAAGAGAACACTAAATTTGCGGACGTGGTCGGCAACTCGGTTGCTGGTGTCAGTCTGCCACTCAAAACCCCTAAGCCCGACTTGAAGCAAGTCCTGAAGTAA